In Dama dama isolate Ldn47 chromosome 9, ASM3311817v1, whole genome shotgun sequence, the following proteins share a genomic window:
- the BRD8 gene encoding bromodomain-containing protein 8 isoform X4 codes for MATGTGKHKLLSTGPTEPWSIREKLCLASSVMRSGDQNWVSVSRAIKPFAEPGRPPDWFSQKHCASQYSELLETTETPKRKRGEKGEVVETVEDVIVRKLTAERVEELKKVIKETQEKYRRLKRDAELIQAGHMDSRLDELCNDIAMKKKLEEEEAEVKRKATDAAYQARQAVKTPPRRLPTVMVRSPIDSASPGGDYPLADLTATTMEEATSGVNESEMAVASGHLNSTGVLLEVGGVLPMIHGGEMQQTPSTVAASPAASGTPTLSRLLEAGPTQFTTPLASFTTVASEPPVKLVAPPVESVSQATIVMMPALPAPSSAPAVSTPESVAPVSQPDTCVPMEAVGDPHTVTVSMDSSEISMIINSIKEECFRSGVAEAPGGSKAPSIDGKEDLDLAEKMDIAVSYTGEELDFETVGDIIAIIEDKVDDHPEVLDVAAVEAALSFCEENDDPQSLPGPWEHSIQQERDKPVPLPAPEMTVKQERLDFEDTESKGIHELVDIREPSVEIKMEPAEPEQGISGAEIVSGVVPTTNMEPPELRSQDLDEEPRSIATGEITEADVSSRKGDEIPLTAVKTEASPESMLSPSHVVSNPIEDPLEAETQHKFEMSDSLKEESGTIFGSQIKDAPGEDEEEDGVSEAASLEEPKEEDQGEGYLSEMDNEPPVSESDDGFSIHNATLQSHTLADSIPSSPASSQFSVCSEDQEAIQAQKIWKKAIMLVWRAAANHRYANVFLQPVTDDIAPGYHSIVQRPMDLSTIKKNIENGLIRSTAEFQRDIMLMFQNAVMYNSSDHDVYHMAVEMQRDVLEQIQQFLATQLIMQTSESGISAKSLRGRDSTRKQDASEKDSVPMGSPAFLLSLFDGGTRGRRCAIEADMKMKK; via the exons ATGGCGACGGGAACGGGCA AACATAAGCTGTTGAGTACTGGCCCTACAGAGCCATGGTCCATCCGAGAGAAGCTGTGTTTAGCCTCTTCTGTCATGAGGAGTGGAGATCAAAATTG GGTATCAGTTAGCAGAGCAATCAAGCCCTTTGCAGAACCTGGCCGCCCTCCAGACTGGTTCTCTCAAAAA cATTGTGCTTCCCAGTACTCAGAGCTTCTAGAGACCACTGAGACTCCAAA ACGGAAACGGGGTGAAAAGGGAGAAGTGGTAGAAACTGTTGAAGATGTCATTGTTCGGAAACTGACTGCTGAGCGAGTTGAGGAACTAAAGAAAGTGATAAAAGAAACCCAGGAAAAATATAG ACGACTGAAAAGAGATGCAGAGCTAATTCAAGCTGGGCACATGGACAGCAGGCTGGATGAACTTTGCAATGACATTGCGAT GAAAAAGAAATTGGAGGAAGAGGAGGCTGAAGTAAAGAGGAAGGCTACAGATGCGGCATATCAGG CCCGTCAAGCAGTAAAAACACCCCCTCGGAGGTTACCTACTGTGATGGTCCGCTCTCCTATAGATTCTGCCTCCCCTGGAGGTGATTATCCACTTGCGGACTTGactgcaaccactatggaagaggCCACCTCTGGG GTCAATGAGAGTGAAATGGCTGTGGCTTCTGGCCACCTGAACAGTACAGGTGTCCTCCTGGAGGTAGGCGGGGTCCTTCCCATGATACATGGTGGGGAGATGCAGCAAACACCCAGCACTGTTGcagcctcccctgctgcctcag GTACTCCCACTCTTTCCCGGCTTTTAGAAGCTGGTCCTACACAGTTCACCACACCTCTTGCTTCCTTCACTACTGTTGCCAGTGAACCTCCAGTTAAACTTGTGGCACCCCCTGTAGAATCTGTATCCCAGGCTACCATTGTCATGATGCCTGCGCTGCCAGCACCATCCTCTGCTCCGGCTGTCTCCACTCCTGAGAGTGTAGCTCCAG TGAGTCAGCCTGACACCTGTGTTCCCATGGAGGCTGTGGGGGATCCACATACTGTGACTGTTTCCATGGATAGCAGTGAAATCTCCATGATCATCAATTCTATCAAAGAAGAGTGTTTCCGATCAGGGGTAGCAGAGGCCCCTGGAGGATCAAAGGCTCCCAGCATTGATGGGAAGGAAGATTTAGATCTGGCTGAGAAGATGGATATTGCGGTGTCTTACACAGGTGAAGAGCTGGATTTTGAGACTGTTGGGGACATCATTGCCATCATTGAGGACAAG GTAGATGATCATCCCGAAGTGCTGGATGTGGCAGCAGTGGAAGCAGCACTGTCATTCTGTGAAGAGAATGATGATCCCCAGTCACTGCCTGGCCCCTGGGAGCACTCTATCCAGCAGGAACGGGATAAGCCAGTACCTCTCCCTGCACCAGAGATGACAGTCAAGCAAGAGAGGCTGGACTTTGAAGacacagaaagcaaaggaatcCATGAACTGGTGGACATCAGGGAGCCCAGTGTTGAGATCAAAATGGAACCTGCAGAACCAGAGCAAGGCATTTCAGGGGCTGAAATCGTATCTGGAGTTGTTCCAACCACAAATATGGAGCCACCAGAACTCAGGAGTCAGGACTTAGACGAGGAACCCAGAAGTATAGCAACGGGAGAAATTACTGAAGCAGATGTTTCCAGTAGGAAAGGTGATGAGATTCCACTTACAGCAGTGAAGACAGAG GCATCCCCTGAAAGCATGTTGTCTCCATCACATGTTGTCTCAAATCCCATTGAAGATCCGTTAGAGGCAGAGACTCAGCACAAGTTTGAAATGtcag ACTCATTGAAAGAAGAATCAGGGACTATTTTTGGAAGCCAGATAAAG GATGCCCCAGGTGAGGATGAGGAGGAAGATGGAGTCAGTGAAGCGGCGAGCCTAGAGGAGCCTAAGGAAGAAGATCAAGGAGAAGGCTATTTGTCAGAAATGGATAACGAACCCCCTGTGAGTGAGAGTGACGATGGCTTTAGCATTCACAATGCTACACTGCAGTCCCACACACTGGCAGACTCCATCCCCAGCAGCCCTGCTTCTTCACAGTT CTCTGTCTGTAGTGAGGATCAGGAAGCTATTCAGGCACAGAAAATCTGGAAGAAAGCCATCATGCTTGTATGGAGAGCTGCAGCTAATCATAG GTATGCCAATGTCTTCCTGCAGCCTGTTACAGATGACATAGCACCTGGCTACCACAGCATTGTACAGAG GCCTATGGATTTGTCAACTattaagaaaaacattgaaaacGGACTGATCCGCAGCACAGCTGAATTTCAGCGTGATATTATGCTGATGTTCCAGAATGCTGTGATGTATAATAGCTCAGACCACGATGTCTATCATATGGCAGTAGAAATGCAGCGAGATGTTTTGGAGCAGATCCAG CAATTCCTGGCCACACAGTTGATTATGCAAACCTCTGAGTCTGGGATCAGTGCTAAAAGTCTTCGAGGCAGAGATTCTACCCGCAAACAGGATGCTTCAGAGAAG GACAGTGTCCCAATGGGctctcctgccttccttctctctctcttt
- the BRD8 gene encoding bromodomain-containing protein 8 isoform X3, which yields MATGTGKHKLLSTGPTEPWSIREKLCLASSVMRSGDQNWVSVSRAIKPFAEPGRPPDWFSQKHCASQYSELLETTETPKRKRGEKGEVVETVEDVIVRKLTAERVEELKKVIKETQEKYRRLKRDAELIQAGHMDSRLDELCNDIAMKKKLEEEEAEVKRKATDAAYQARQAVKTPPRRLPTVMVRSPIDSASPGGDYPLADLTATTMEEATSGVTPGTLPSTPVTSFPGIPDTLPPGSAPLEAPMTPVTDDSPQKKMLGQKATPPPSPLLSELLKKGSLLPTSPRLVNESEMAVASGHLNSTGVLLEVGGVLPMIHGGEMQQTPSTVAASPAASGTPTLSRLLEAGPTQFTTPLASFTTVASEPPVKLVAPPVESVSQATIVMMPALPAPSSAPAVSTPESVAPVSQPDTCVPMEAVGDPHTVTVSMDSSEISMIINSIKEECFRSGVAEAPGGSKAPSIDGKEDLDLAEKMDIAVSYTGEELDFETVGDIIAIIEDKVDDHPEVLDVAAVEAALSFCEENDDPQSLPGPWEHSIQQERDKPVPLPAPEMTVKQERLDFEDTESKGIHELVDIREPSVEIKMEPAEPEQGISGAEIVSGVVPTTNMEPPELRSQDLDEEPRSIATGEITEADVSSRKGDEIPLTAVKTEASPESMLSPSHVVSNPIEDPLEAETQHKFEMSDSLKEESGTIFGSQIKDAPGEDEEEDGVSEAASLEEPKEEDQGEGYLSEMDNEPPVSESDDGFSIHNATLQSHTLADSIPSSPASSQFSVCSEDQEAIQAQKIWKKAIMLVWRAAANHRYANVFLQPVTDDIAPGYHSIVQRPMDLSTIKKNIENGLIRSTAEFQRDIMLMFQNAVMYNSSDHDVYHMAVEMQRDVLEQIQQFLATQLIMQTSESGISAKSLRGRDSTRKQDASEKDGGTRGRRCAIEADMKMKK from the exons ATGGCGACGGGAACGGGCA AACATAAGCTGTTGAGTACTGGCCCTACAGAGCCATGGTCCATCCGAGAGAAGCTGTGTTTAGCCTCTTCTGTCATGAGGAGTGGAGATCAAAATTG GGTATCAGTTAGCAGAGCAATCAAGCCCTTTGCAGAACCTGGCCGCCCTCCAGACTGGTTCTCTCAAAAA cATTGTGCTTCCCAGTACTCAGAGCTTCTAGAGACCACTGAGACTCCAAA ACGGAAACGGGGTGAAAAGGGAGAAGTGGTAGAAACTGTTGAAGATGTCATTGTTCGGAAACTGACTGCTGAGCGAGTTGAGGAACTAAAGAAAGTGATAAAAGAAACCCAGGAAAAATATAG ACGACTGAAAAGAGATGCAGAGCTAATTCAAGCTGGGCACATGGACAGCAGGCTGGATGAACTTTGCAATGACATTGCGAT GAAAAAGAAATTGGAGGAAGAGGAGGCTGAAGTAAAGAGGAAGGCTACAGATGCGGCATATCAGG CCCGTCAAGCAGTAAAAACACCCCCTCGGAGGTTACCTACTGTGATGGTCCGCTCTCCTATAGATTCTGCCTCCCCTGGAGGTGATTATCCACTTGCGGACTTGactgcaaccactatggaagaggCCACCTCTGGG GTAACCCCTGGGACTTTGCCGAGTACCCCAGTCACCTCGTTTCCTGGAATTCCTGACACCCTTCCTCCAGGCTCTGCACCCTTAGAAGCCCCCATGACCCCAGTAACAGATGATTCACCCCAGAAAAAGATGCTTGGACAGAAAGCAActccacccccttcccctctgctGTCAGAGCTCTTGAAGAAGGGCAGCCTCCTGCCTACTAGCCCCAGACTG GTCAATGAGAGTGAAATGGCTGTGGCTTCTGGCCACCTGAACAGTACAGGTGTCCTCCTGGAGGTAGGCGGGGTCCTTCCCATGATACATGGTGGGGAGATGCAGCAAACACCCAGCACTGTTGcagcctcccctgctgcctcag GTACTCCCACTCTTTCCCGGCTTTTAGAAGCTGGTCCTACACAGTTCACCACACCTCTTGCTTCCTTCACTACTGTTGCCAGTGAACCTCCAGTTAAACTTGTGGCACCCCCTGTAGAATCTGTATCCCAGGCTACCATTGTCATGATGCCTGCGCTGCCAGCACCATCCTCTGCTCCGGCTGTCTCCACTCCTGAGAGTGTAGCTCCAG TGAGTCAGCCTGACACCTGTGTTCCCATGGAGGCTGTGGGGGATCCACATACTGTGACTGTTTCCATGGATAGCAGTGAAATCTCCATGATCATCAATTCTATCAAAGAAGAGTGTTTCCGATCAGGGGTAGCAGAGGCCCCTGGAGGATCAAAGGCTCCCAGCATTGATGGGAAGGAAGATTTAGATCTGGCTGAGAAGATGGATATTGCGGTGTCTTACACAGGTGAAGAGCTGGATTTTGAGACTGTTGGGGACATCATTGCCATCATTGAGGACAAG GTAGATGATCATCCCGAAGTGCTGGATGTGGCAGCAGTGGAAGCAGCACTGTCATTCTGTGAAGAGAATGATGATCCCCAGTCACTGCCTGGCCCCTGGGAGCACTCTATCCAGCAGGAACGGGATAAGCCAGTACCTCTCCCTGCACCAGAGATGACAGTCAAGCAAGAGAGGCTGGACTTTGAAGacacagaaagcaaaggaatcCATGAACTGGTGGACATCAGGGAGCCCAGTGTTGAGATCAAAATGGAACCTGCAGAACCAGAGCAAGGCATTTCAGGGGCTGAAATCGTATCTGGAGTTGTTCCAACCACAAATATGGAGCCACCAGAACTCAGGAGTCAGGACTTAGACGAGGAACCCAGAAGTATAGCAACGGGAGAAATTACTGAAGCAGATGTTTCCAGTAGGAAAGGTGATGAGATTCCACTTACAGCAGTGAAGACAGAG GCATCCCCTGAAAGCATGTTGTCTCCATCACATGTTGTCTCAAATCCCATTGAAGATCCGTTAGAGGCAGAGACTCAGCACAAGTTTGAAATGtcag ACTCATTGAAAGAAGAATCAGGGACTATTTTTGGAAGCCAGATAAAG GATGCCCCAGGTGAGGATGAGGAGGAAGATGGAGTCAGTGAAGCGGCGAGCCTAGAGGAGCCTAAGGAAGAAGATCAAGGAGAAGGCTATTTGTCAGAAATGGATAACGAACCCCCTGTGAGTGAGAGTGACGATGGCTTTAGCATTCACAATGCTACACTGCAGTCCCACACACTGGCAGACTCCATCCCCAGCAGCCCTGCTTCTTCACAGTT CTCTGTCTGTAGTGAGGATCAGGAAGCTATTCAGGCACAGAAAATCTGGAAGAAAGCCATCATGCTTGTATGGAGAGCTGCAGCTAATCATAG GTATGCCAATGTCTTCCTGCAGCCTGTTACAGATGACATAGCACCTGGCTACCACAGCATTGTACAGAG GCCTATGGATTTGTCAACTattaagaaaaacattgaaaacGGACTGATCCGCAGCACAGCTGAATTTCAGCGTGATATTATGCTGATGTTCCAGAATGCTGTGATGTATAATAGCTCAGACCACGATGTCTATCATATGGCAGTAGAAATGCAGCGAGATGTTTTGGAGCAGATCCAG CAATTCCTGGCCACACAGTTGATTATGCAAACCTCTGAGTCTGGGATCAGTGCTAAAAGTCTTCGAGGCAGAGATTCTACCCGCAAACAGGATGCTTCAGAGAAG
- the BRD8 gene encoding bromodomain-containing protein 8 isoform X1 — protein MATGTGKHKLLSTGPTEPWSIREKLCLASSVMRSGDQNWVSVSRAIKPFAEPGRPPDWFSQKHCASQYSELLETTETPKRKRGEKGEVVETVEDVIVRKLTAERVEELKKVIKETQEKYRRLKRDAELIQAGHMDSRLDELCNDIAMKKKLEEEEAEVKRKATDAAYQARQAVKTPPRRLPTVMVRSPIDSASPGGDYPLADLTATTMEEATSGVTPGTLPSTPVTSFPGIPDTLPPGSAPLEAPMTPVTDDSPQKKMLGQKATPPPSPLLSELLKKGSLLPTSPRLVNESEMAVASGHLNSTGVLLEVGGVLPMIHGGEMQQTPSTVAASPAASGTPTLSRLLEAGPTQFTTPLASFTTVASEPPVKLVAPPVESVSQATIVMMPALPAPSSAPAVSTPESVAPVSQPDTCVPMEAVGDPHTVTVSMDSSEISMIINSIKEECFRSGVAEAPGGSKAPSIDGKEDLDLAEKMDIAVSYTGEELDFETVGDIIAIIEDKVDDHPEVLDVAAVEAALSFCEENDDPQSLPGPWEHSIQQERDKPVPLPAPEMTVKQERLDFEDTESKGIHELVDIREPSVEIKMEPAEPEQGISGAEIVSGVVPTTNMEPPELRSQDLDEEPRSIATGEITEADVSSRKGDEIPLTAVKTEASPESMLSPSHVVSNPIEDPLEAETQHKFEMSDSLKEESGTIFGSQIKDAPGEDEEEDGVSEAASLEEPKEEDQGEGYLSEMDNEPPVSESDDGFSIHNATLQSHTLADSIPSSPASSQFSVCSEDQEAIQAQKIWKKAIMLVWRAAANHRYANVFLQPVTDDIAPGYHSIVQRPMDLSTIKKNIENGLIRSTAEFQRDIMLMFQNAVMYNSSDHDVYHMAVEMQRDVLEQIQQFLATQLIMQTSESGISAKSLRGRDSTRKQDASEKDSVPMGSPAFLLSLFDGGTRGRRCAIEADMKMKK, from the exons ATGGCGACGGGAACGGGCA AACATAAGCTGTTGAGTACTGGCCCTACAGAGCCATGGTCCATCCGAGAGAAGCTGTGTTTAGCCTCTTCTGTCATGAGGAGTGGAGATCAAAATTG GGTATCAGTTAGCAGAGCAATCAAGCCCTTTGCAGAACCTGGCCGCCCTCCAGACTGGTTCTCTCAAAAA cATTGTGCTTCCCAGTACTCAGAGCTTCTAGAGACCACTGAGACTCCAAA ACGGAAACGGGGTGAAAAGGGAGAAGTGGTAGAAACTGTTGAAGATGTCATTGTTCGGAAACTGACTGCTGAGCGAGTTGAGGAACTAAAGAAAGTGATAAAAGAAACCCAGGAAAAATATAG ACGACTGAAAAGAGATGCAGAGCTAATTCAAGCTGGGCACATGGACAGCAGGCTGGATGAACTTTGCAATGACATTGCGAT GAAAAAGAAATTGGAGGAAGAGGAGGCTGAAGTAAAGAGGAAGGCTACAGATGCGGCATATCAGG CCCGTCAAGCAGTAAAAACACCCCCTCGGAGGTTACCTACTGTGATGGTCCGCTCTCCTATAGATTCTGCCTCCCCTGGAGGTGATTATCCACTTGCGGACTTGactgcaaccactatggaagaggCCACCTCTGGG GTAACCCCTGGGACTTTGCCGAGTACCCCAGTCACCTCGTTTCCTGGAATTCCTGACACCCTTCCTCCAGGCTCTGCACCCTTAGAAGCCCCCATGACCCCAGTAACAGATGATTCACCCCAGAAAAAGATGCTTGGACAGAAAGCAActccacccccttcccctctgctGTCAGAGCTCTTGAAGAAGGGCAGCCTCCTGCCTACTAGCCCCAGACTG GTCAATGAGAGTGAAATGGCTGTGGCTTCTGGCCACCTGAACAGTACAGGTGTCCTCCTGGAGGTAGGCGGGGTCCTTCCCATGATACATGGTGGGGAGATGCAGCAAACACCCAGCACTGTTGcagcctcccctgctgcctcag GTACTCCCACTCTTTCCCGGCTTTTAGAAGCTGGTCCTACACAGTTCACCACACCTCTTGCTTCCTTCACTACTGTTGCCAGTGAACCTCCAGTTAAACTTGTGGCACCCCCTGTAGAATCTGTATCCCAGGCTACCATTGTCATGATGCCTGCGCTGCCAGCACCATCCTCTGCTCCGGCTGTCTCCACTCCTGAGAGTGTAGCTCCAG TGAGTCAGCCTGACACCTGTGTTCCCATGGAGGCTGTGGGGGATCCACATACTGTGACTGTTTCCATGGATAGCAGTGAAATCTCCATGATCATCAATTCTATCAAAGAAGAGTGTTTCCGATCAGGGGTAGCAGAGGCCCCTGGAGGATCAAAGGCTCCCAGCATTGATGGGAAGGAAGATTTAGATCTGGCTGAGAAGATGGATATTGCGGTGTCTTACACAGGTGAAGAGCTGGATTTTGAGACTGTTGGGGACATCATTGCCATCATTGAGGACAAG GTAGATGATCATCCCGAAGTGCTGGATGTGGCAGCAGTGGAAGCAGCACTGTCATTCTGTGAAGAGAATGATGATCCCCAGTCACTGCCTGGCCCCTGGGAGCACTCTATCCAGCAGGAACGGGATAAGCCAGTACCTCTCCCTGCACCAGAGATGACAGTCAAGCAAGAGAGGCTGGACTTTGAAGacacagaaagcaaaggaatcCATGAACTGGTGGACATCAGGGAGCCCAGTGTTGAGATCAAAATGGAACCTGCAGAACCAGAGCAAGGCATTTCAGGGGCTGAAATCGTATCTGGAGTTGTTCCAACCACAAATATGGAGCCACCAGAACTCAGGAGTCAGGACTTAGACGAGGAACCCAGAAGTATAGCAACGGGAGAAATTACTGAAGCAGATGTTTCCAGTAGGAAAGGTGATGAGATTCCACTTACAGCAGTGAAGACAGAG GCATCCCCTGAAAGCATGTTGTCTCCATCACATGTTGTCTCAAATCCCATTGAAGATCCGTTAGAGGCAGAGACTCAGCACAAGTTTGAAATGtcag ACTCATTGAAAGAAGAATCAGGGACTATTTTTGGAAGCCAGATAAAG GATGCCCCAGGTGAGGATGAGGAGGAAGATGGAGTCAGTGAAGCGGCGAGCCTAGAGGAGCCTAAGGAAGAAGATCAAGGAGAAGGCTATTTGTCAGAAATGGATAACGAACCCCCTGTGAGTGAGAGTGACGATGGCTTTAGCATTCACAATGCTACACTGCAGTCCCACACACTGGCAGACTCCATCCCCAGCAGCCCTGCTTCTTCACAGTT CTCTGTCTGTAGTGAGGATCAGGAAGCTATTCAGGCACAGAAAATCTGGAAGAAAGCCATCATGCTTGTATGGAGAGCTGCAGCTAATCATAG GTATGCCAATGTCTTCCTGCAGCCTGTTACAGATGACATAGCACCTGGCTACCACAGCATTGTACAGAG GCCTATGGATTTGTCAACTattaagaaaaacattgaaaacGGACTGATCCGCAGCACAGCTGAATTTCAGCGTGATATTATGCTGATGTTCCAGAATGCTGTGATGTATAATAGCTCAGACCACGATGTCTATCATATGGCAGTAGAAATGCAGCGAGATGTTTTGGAGCAGATCCAG CAATTCCTGGCCACACAGTTGATTATGCAAACCTCTGAGTCTGGGATCAGTGCTAAAAGTCTTCGAGGCAGAGATTCTACCCGCAAACAGGATGCTTCAGAGAAG GACAGTGTCCCAATGGGctctcctgccttccttctctctctcttt
- the BRD8 gene encoding bromodomain-containing protein 8 isoform X5, protein MATGTGKHKLLSTGPTEPWSIREKLCLASSVMRSGDQNWVSVSRAIKPFAEPGRPPDWFSQKHCASQYSELLETTETPKRKRGEKGEVVETVEDVIVRKLTAERVEELKKVIKETQEKYRRLKRDAELIQAGHMDSRLDELCNDIAMKKKLEEEEAEVKRKATDAAYQARQAVKTPPRRLPTVMVRSPIDSASPGGDYPLADLTATTMEEATSGVTPGTLPSTPVTSFPGIPDTLPPGSAPLEAPMTPVTDDSPQKKMLGQKATPPPSPLLSELLKKGSLLPTSPRLVNESEMAVASGHLNSTGVLLEVGGVLPMIHGGEMQQTPSTVAASPAASVSQPDTCVPMEAVGDPHTVTVSMDSSEISMIINSIKEECFRSGVAEAPGGSKAPSIDGKEDLDLAEKMDIAVSYTGEELDFETVGDIIAIIEDKVDDHPEVLDVAAVEAALSFCEENDDPQSLPGPWEHSIQQERDKPVPLPAPEMTVKQERLDFEDTESKGIHELVDIREPSVEIKMEPAEPEQGISGAEIVSGVVPTTNMEPPELRSQDLDEEPRSIATGEITEADVSSRKGDEIPLTAVKTEASPESMLSPSHVVSNPIEDPLEAETQHKFEMSDSLKEESGTIFGSQIKDAPGEDEEEDGVSEAASLEEPKEEDQGEGYLSEMDNEPPVSESDDGFSIHNATLQSHTLADSIPSSPASSQFSVCSEDQEAIQAQKIWKKAIMLVWRAAANHRYANVFLQPVTDDIAPGYHSIVQRPMDLSTIKKNIENGLIRSTAEFQRDIMLMFQNAVMYNSSDHDVYHMAVEMQRDVLEQIQQFLATQLIMQTSESGISAKSLRGRDSTRKQDASEKDGGTRGRRCAIEADMKMKK, encoded by the exons ATGGCGACGGGAACGGGCA AACATAAGCTGTTGAGTACTGGCCCTACAGAGCCATGGTCCATCCGAGAGAAGCTGTGTTTAGCCTCTTCTGTCATGAGGAGTGGAGATCAAAATTG GGTATCAGTTAGCAGAGCAATCAAGCCCTTTGCAGAACCTGGCCGCCCTCCAGACTGGTTCTCTCAAAAA cATTGTGCTTCCCAGTACTCAGAGCTTCTAGAGACCACTGAGACTCCAAA ACGGAAACGGGGTGAAAAGGGAGAAGTGGTAGAAACTGTTGAAGATGTCATTGTTCGGAAACTGACTGCTGAGCGAGTTGAGGAACTAAAGAAAGTGATAAAAGAAACCCAGGAAAAATATAG ACGACTGAAAAGAGATGCAGAGCTAATTCAAGCTGGGCACATGGACAGCAGGCTGGATGAACTTTGCAATGACATTGCGAT GAAAAAGAAATTGGAGGAAGAGGAGGCTGAAGTAAAGAGGAAGGCTACAGATGCGGCATATCAGG CCCGTCAAGCAGTAAAAACACCCCCTCGGAGGTTACCTACTGTGATGGTCCGCTCTCCTATAGATTCTGCCTCCCCTGGAGGTGATTATCCACTTGCGGACTTGactgcaaccactatggaagaggCCACCTCTGGG GTAACCCCTGGGACTTTGCCGAGTACCCCAGTCACCTCGTTTCCTGGAATTCCTGACACCCTTCCTCCAGGCTCTGCACCCTTAGAAGCCCCCATGACCCCAGTAACAGATGATTCACCCCAGAAAAAGATGCTTGGACAGAAAGCAActccacccccttcccctctgctGTCAGAGCTCTTGAAGAAGGGCAGCCTCCTGCCTACTAGCCCCAGACTG GTCAATGAGAGTGAAATGGCTGTGGCTTCTGGCCACCTGAACAGTACAGGTGTCCTCCTGGAGGTAGGCGGGGTCCTTCCCATGATACATGGTGGGGAGATGCAGCAAACACCCAGCACTGTTGcagcctcccctgctgcctcag TGAGTCAGCCTGACACCTGTGTTCCCATGGAGGCTGTGGGGGATCCACATACTGTGACTGTTTCCATGGATAGCAGTGAAATCTCCATGATCATCAATTCTATCAAAGAAGAGTGTTTCCGATCAGGGGTAGCAGAGGCCCCTGGAGGATCAAAGGCTCCCAGCATTGATGGGAAGGAAGATTTAGATCTGGCTGAGAAGATGGATATTGCGGTGTCTTACACAGGTGAAGAGCTGGATTTTGAGACTGTTGGGGACATCATTGCCATCATTGAGGACAAG GTAGATGATCATCCCGAAGTGCTGGATGTGGCAGCAGTGGAAGCAGCACTGTCATTCTGTGAAGAGAATGATGATCCCCAGTCACTGCCTGGCCCCTGGGAGCACTCTATCCAGCAGGAACGGGATAAGCCAGTACCTCTCCCTGCACCAGAGATGACAGTCAAGCAAGAGAGGCTGGACTTTGAAGacacagaaagcaaaggaatcCATGAACTGGTGGACATCAGGGAGCCCAGTGTTGAGATCAAAATGGAACCTGCAGAACCAGAGCAAGGCATTTCAGGGGCTGAAATCGTATCTGGAGTTGTTCCAACCACAAATATGGAGCCACCAGAACTCAGGAGTCAGGACTTAGACGAGGAACCCAGAAGTATAGCAACGGGAGAAATTACTGAAGCAGATGTTTCCAGTAGGAAAGGTGATGAGATTCCACTTACAGCAGTGAAGACAGAG GCATCCCCTGAAAGCATGTTGTCTCCATCACATGTTGTCTCAAATCCCATTGAAGATCCGTTAGAGGCAGAGACTCAGCACAAGTTTGAAATGtcag ACTCATTGAAAGAAGAATCAGGGACTATTTTTGGAAGCCAGATAAAG GATGCCCCAGGTGAGGATGAGGAGGAAGATGGAGTCAGTGAAGCGGCGAGCCTAGAGGAGCCTAAGGAAGAAGATCAAGGAGAAGGCTATTTGTCAGAAATGGATAACGAACCCCCTGTGAGTGAGAGTGACGATGGCTTTAGCATTCACAATGCTACACTGCAGTCCCACACACTGGCAGACTCCATCCCCAGCAGCCCTGCTTCTTCACAGTT CTCTGTCTGTAGTGAGGATCAGGAAGCTATTCAGGCACAGAAAATCTGGAAGAAAGCCATCATGCTTGTATGGAGAGCTGCAGCTAATCATAG GTATGCCAATGTCTTCCTGCAGCCTGTTACAGATGACATAGCACCTGGCTACCACAGCATTGTACAGAG GCCTATGGATTTGTCAACTattaagaaaaacattgaaaacGGACTGATCCGCAGCACAGCTGAATTTCAGCGTGATATTATGCTGATGTTCCAGAATGCTGTGATGTATAATAGCTCAGACCACGATGTCTATCATATGGCAGTAGAAATGCAGCGAGATGTTTTGGAGCAGATCCAG CAATTCCTGGCCACACAGTTGATTATGCAAACCTCTGAGTCTGGGATCAGTGCTAAAAGTCTTCGAGGCAGAGATTCTACCCGCAAACAGGATGCTTCAGAGAAG